A window of Elephas maximus indicus isolate mEleMax1 chromosome X, mEleMax1 primary haplotype, whole genome shotgun sequence genomic DNA:
TTTCTGGAACCTGAACTAAATGGTTCTAATCCTCATTTTTAGGAAAGTGTTAAAGTGTAGTCTTGGGGAAACGTGGAAGATAATTACTACTTAGCTAAACTTGTTTGTATTTTACCAGATGATAGAAAGTAATCTGCTACTTTAAGGAGACTGAAGCTACCTCTGTATGTTTCAGTATAGCGTACAAAAATCTGTAAATTTTTAACTTTTGTCTTTCTAACCCACACATGGTGcagaagaaacaaaatgtttGGAGTATTATTTCCCAGACATGGACAACTTTAGGGTTTACATGGGTGCACATTTCATCtgataaaatagagggtggaCTGAGAAAGAAAATGGACTTTTGAAAGGGGAatggtaaaaataaaaccaaagctacaaaaaacagaaaagcatgTCTATTATTTCCTTTAGGTAATCTGCTTACTGGGAAATAATTTCTTTCTAACCATTGCCACGGAGACAGGATAAATAGCTAAAACTTCTGCATATCCTGAAAGGAGAAACCAGAGGCCCCGGTGAGGTCAGGAACAGGCTGATTTGGGGATATACTTGGAATGGACACTGCAGGCCAGTCAGACTGAAATGAGGTTATGGTCATTGTGGGGCCAGCGGCTCTCTGGGTGTTCAAAAGCCTCAATCCAGCCTCTCCATGTTAGCTGCCCTGGGCTTCGGGCTGATGTGCCATACTCTCTACACTCTCTGGAGGAGTTTATTCAGTCACATGACCTCAACACCATAAATATCTCAACACTGTGTCTCCCATATGTGTATTTCCAACCCAGACCTCCTCCTTAGCTCCAGATTCATTTCCTGCTACCTGCAAGAGATCACACTTGATCTCTAGCAGGCATCTCAAATTTTACAGGACATACTTTCCCACAATCCACCCCAAGTGCCCCTGCAAACATTGTCCTCAGATTAATAAATAGCACCACCATCAGCCCAGATGCTcaaggccacaccccagaaacGATTATTTTCCCCATCCCCCACTCTTCACCTCCAGTGCATGAGCACATCATGTCGATGTGTCCAAAATCTATCAGGAATTTGTCTACTTCTCTACATTTCCTGTAGTTCCAGCCACCATCCTCTCTCACCTGAATCTGTGCAATGCTTCCTAACTGGTCCCCAGCTTCCTCTGGTCCCCCTCACTTtctttctctatatatatttttaaattttatttattttgttgttgttgagaagttgagaatatacacagcaaaacatataccaattcaaaatacaattcagtgacatgaactacattcttcgagttgtgcgaccattctcactctccttttctgagttgttcctccccaattaacataCACTCACTTCTCCCTAAGGTTGCTAATATTTTGAGTTGCTGTCAtcaatttgaccccatatagatagttcttaaaaaagtatattgctcaaggcagacattttttactagttgagctaaaccattatttggttttaagaagatttcagggcatatttttggtttaaggtttaaaaaggaTTAGCTCAGGGCAggagtttcaggagttcattcaGCCTGCATGGCCCCAGAATGTCTgaagtctgtgagaatttgaaattctgttctatattttctccattttgatcaggattttactatagaatctttgatgaaaGTGTTCCataatggtagcagggcaccatcttctggttcttcaggtctcatggcaaaggaggcagttttcatggaggcaattagccacatattccatttcctcctcctattcctgactttccttcctctgttgctctaggtaaatagagaccaattgttgtgtacTTATGCAatgtccttcctctgttgctctaggtaaatagagaccaattgttgtgcacTTATGCAATAAGCTAGAAGGTGGAACGGAAGCACTaaatacattattaggccaattaactaggatgtcccatgaaaccatgaccctaaacctccaaaccaggaaaccaaatcccatgaggtgtttgattgtacataagcagcccagcagctgttgttttttgttgctgtaaATGTGtttatcacacaatttttgccaattcaacttttacaggtgtacaacttcttGACAATACTTGTAATAATTGTCTGTGCAatcttacccttaatcaatgtgattttttcatcactgtaaactgaaactcagtattcCATAAGCAATACCCACCCCGCTTTCCACCTCCCTCTGGCCGCTGGTATCCACTAATAAACTAGTGTCTATATGTttgcctttcttgtctttttatataagcgaggtcatacaatatttgtcctttgcgattcacttatttcactcagcattatgtattcaagctccatccatagtgtagcatgtatcaagatttcatttctcctactgactgagtagtattccattgtatgtatgtactacattttgtttatccatttaggggcatttaggttgtttccactttttctgtattgtgaatagtgctgcaatgaacattggtgtacaagtctctgagtctctgtttcaAGACTTTtgagtgtatacctaggagtggaattgctggatcatatggtagttctatttttagttttttgagtagCCACCTCAAAACCACTGTTTCCCACAACAGCTGTACCGtttcgcattcccaccagcaatggataagggttccaatttctccacagcctcaacaacatttgttaatttctgttctgtttttttttttattccagccatcctagtgggccCTGCCCTCGATAGTCTTCAAAGTAGCCAGTCACTGGCTTTGTACTCAGGGAGATTTATCTTACTTTATATTCAAATCTACACATCTGACCTTCAACCATGACCTTATATTTTTcagccattttattattattattattattatttggtagtAAATTACTTTCTTGGCAGAAATGGTAAAAACGAAAgaaaatataagtggactttttgTAACCACAGCAAGTAAGCCCGTCACCGGTGACCATGATAAAAGATTACAAGTAAAGTGGAAGATCCCTTTATTTTGATGCCTACCCTATCtgatttccttcatttcttcccaGAGGCAAACACTATCATGAATTCCAGGCCATGTTTTTATCCTTTTATCATGCACATCCGTGTATGGCCACCCAGCCACCAACCCACGCACCCCACTGAAACCCActcctctctccccacccaccctcattccccccaccccacctcactcCGCCAACCCCACctcacccccctccccaccttgGTTATAAAGGGAAGattaattttatcttttccaGGCTCACCTGAAATaccttttccctccctccacccgTGGAGATCCTGAGCTGCAAGAGGTTGGGGCATGGGTGGGTGGGGAGACTCCTGGACCAGTGCTTGGGGATTTGCCCTGTTTTTCAAAGTTGGGAGTGTTGTGCACGCAAGAAATCACCAAGAgacctttatttatttaactcTGGAACCAAGTCACTTTATTGGAAGAAATGGTAAacttggaagagaaaagaaagaaaactgaacgTGTTGTAACCGCAGCATCCTTGCACGGCACAAGGGACCACGGGAGTCCCCCGGTGGTAAGGCTCAGTTCTCCTTGTCGCCCAGGGTGAACTTGTCGAAGAAGTACTCGGCCAGGCCGGCGCCCGGGGCCCCCAGCTTGCGCAGGGTGGTCACGTTGTCGCCCAGCTCCTTGATGGCCTTCACCTGCTCTTGCAGAAAGTGACTCTCCAGGAAGTCACACAGCTGCGCGTCGCCCTTGTCGGTGGCCAGCCGGTGCAGATCCAGGAGGCTCTGGTTGACGCTCTGCTCCAGGTCGAAGGCGCACTGCATGGCGTTGAGGCCGCTGCCCCAGTCGTCCAGGTCGGGCTTCCTGATGTCGCGGAGCTGGATGCGGCCCCCGCGCTGGTTCTGCAGCCTCAGCAGCCTCTCCGCGTGCTCGCGCTCCTCGTGCGACTGGCGCAGGAAGTAGGCGGCGAAGTTCTTCAGGGCCACGTCGTCGCGGTCGAAGTGGAAGGCCATGGAGAGGTAGACGTAGGACGCGTAGAGCTCCAGGTTGATCTGCCGGTTGACGGCGGCCTCGCACTCCTGGTGGTAGTTCTGACGCACTTGCGAGGACGGCGCGGTCGCCATGGCGGGTAGCTCGGGCCAGATGACGACGACGTGGGCGCAGGTGCAGCGCGGCGGGCGGTGGGCGACGGGGTCAGCAGGGAATACGAGGACCGAGGACGTCTGCTGGTGACTAGCAGGGCTGGGATCTGGATCCGGATGGCAGGACTCAGACCAGGATGACAGAGCGGGGATCTGGTGGGCGGGGTCCTTTATAAAGGGGGCTCTGGGACCCGGATGATGGGCCGTTATAAGGAGGAATTGGGACCCGGATGACAGGTCCGTtatggggggcggggagggtctAGAACGCGGGCCTGGAACGGCAGGAGGGGCGCCAGCGCCAAGTTCCATGGAGCAGGAACCGTGGCCTCTGTGCACTGTCAGCCTCAATTGAGTTTTTAATTTGGGCAATAATGCTCCTAGTTTCTGAGAACTTTCTCTTATCCTCTCATTGCTCCCTTCTATAGAAGcctattcttattttattaacTCAATATCTTATTAAGActgagaatttgaatttgaaGTTTTGGGTGAAGTTCTCTATATGGTTGTCCCAGTAGCATTTGTTGAAGAGTATTTTTAATAGTCTTTGCATCcttctcaaaaatcagttgatcatagctgtatgggtttatttatgcactttcaattctattccatttatatatatttctctCTAATACTTATAAAAAAATACTTATAGTCTTGGTTAATGTAGATTTGTGtaagttttggtatcaggaagtgtgagtcctccaattttgccctttttcaagattgttttagctATCCTAGGTCCCTTGCAACTCcatgtgaattttaggatcaCCTTGTCAAGTTCTGCAAGAAAAAAGCTGGGATTTTGATACGGACATGTTGAATGTGTAGATCAACATGGTTAGTATTGCACTCTTAACAGTATTAAAAcaattccaatccatgaacatgggatatcataacatttttttgttctttatttcaacAGTGTTTGATAGTTTTCCATTTACAAGTCttgcatttcttttgttaaatgtattccctaagtatttcattctttttgatgCAATTATGAATGAAATTCttttcttaatttaatttttggaatttttattgctattgtatagaaatacaattgctttttgtatgttgatctcatattctgcaactttgctgaacttGTTTATTGGTTCCTAtaattataaaatagaaaaaaatctttttattttattttataatttgaatCCTTAGGGTTTTTGATAAATAAGATCaggccatctgcaaatagaaagaattttacttcttccttccctctatagatgctttttatttcttattcttgTCTTATTTCCCTGGATAGATCAGGACAATGATGAACAGAGGCAGTAagagtggacatccttgtcttgttcctaaccTTGGAGGAAAGTTTTTAGTCTTCCACCTTCAAGTATGACTCTAGTTGTATGTAGGCTTTTCATATACGCCTTGTATAAGGTTGAGGAAGTTCTCTTTTAATCCTCATTTGTTGACTGTTTTTATCACAAAAAGATGGTGGAATTTTTCAAATTCGTTTTCTACTGccactgagatgatcatgttgatttcattctttattaatatggtgtattatactggtttttgtatgttaaaCCAACCTTTCAATCCTGGGATAattcccactttgtcatggtgtataatctttTCTATAGATTGCTGGATTCTGTTTGTtagtattttattgaggatttttgtgtcagTATTTATTCATAAGCAATGTTgacctatagttttcttttc
This region includes:
- the LOC126068616 gene encoding ferritin heavy chain-like, producing MATAPSSQVRQNYHQECEAAVNRQINLELYASYVYLSMAFHFDRDDVALKNFAAYFLRQSHEEREHAERLLRLQNQRGGRIQLRDIRKPDLDDWGSGLNAMQCAFDLEQSVNQSLLDLHRLATDKGDAQLCDFLESHFLQEQVKAIKELGDNVTTLRKLGAPGAGLAEYFFDKFTLGDKEN